Below is a window of Planctomycetes bacterium MalM25 DNA.
GCTGAGGTAATCGTCCCTGCGGCTGATCAAGCCTGCCTGGATAAACCGCCCCACGTCGGCGGCGCCCTCGGACACCCTGGCGGAAACGGCGTAATCGCAGACGGGGGAGCCAGGGTCACGGTTGGGAGTTGAAGGGCAAACGAAGAAGCCTAATGGATTATCGTTGACGGTCCTGTGGTTGAAATGGGGGTCACGGCGAGCCGCTTGCCCTGAACCAGCGAAGTCCCAGTCCAGCCCGAAGTGGTACTGATCGGCGACCGCGGTCTCTTCCAGGTATGGGAGGAGGAAGGGGATGGTTCCGTGTTCGACTTCTTCGGGCACCACCGCGGTCACTGCGCCATCGGTGAGCACCTCCCCTGGCGACGCCCCAATGGGCGAGTAGAAGTAGTAGGCGGGAGGGAATTCGCCCTTGACGTCGTGGTAGCCGAGAGTTGCCAGGCAGATCTGTTTCATCTGAGACACACACTGCGTGCGTCGCGCGGACTCACGAGCCGCTTGCACGGCGGGCAGCAGGAGCGCCACCAGGATCCCGATGATCGCGATCACCACGAGGAGCTCGACGAGCGTAAAGCCCCGTTGAGAGTTTCTGCCACTGAGCATCATGCTTTGGTCCTCTCCGCTTGAGTCATTGGAAAAGCCGAGCCCCATCAACGCATGGGGCTCGGCGTTAGGAGACACTCGGTGCTTGCTAGACGCGACGACGACGCCCCGCCGCCATGGCCACCCCAGCCAAAGCGAGCAGGGCGGCGGTCGGTTCGGGCACGGCGAGCGTCGCAGGCACGGCGAGCGTGGCGCCGTAGTTGGCGGCCCAGACCTCGTAGTCGCCCTCGGTCACGCCGAACAGGCCATCGCCGTTCCAGCTGAGCGACGCCTCGTTGCCGGCGCCGAGGTTGTCACGCCACACCGTGTAGTCGGCGGCGTCGACCACCCCGTCGGCGTTGAAGTCGCCCTTCAGCTGCTGCTGAGTCGTGGGCGTCGGGGCGTTATCGAAATCGATGTACGCGAACATGAAGCCCGTGTCCTGGAAGTCCGCGAACAGTTCGGTCTGGCTGTCTGAGATGTGGTCGATTCCACGGATCAGGAAGTCGGAGCCGTCCGTCTCGTACGCCATCGAGTTATCACGGTTCTCCATGCCCTCGGCGTCGCCGGTGCTGACCAGGAGCAGCATGCCCTCTTCGGGCGATTTGTTGCTGTCGGTGAAGCTCAGGCGGTACTGCGCGAAGCCGAAGCCATCATCTTCCTTCGTGAGCGTCCACTCGGTCCCCAGCCCCGGGCTCGAGGAGAGGACCGTGCCGTCGGCGGCGACCCTGCCGGCCGTCAGGTTGTCGGCGTCGTAGGGCAGGAAGACCCAGCTGGTCGCGTCGGGTTCGGTTCGAAGGTCGACGTCGGTGTCGTAAGTGTTATCGAACAGCCGAACTTCCCAGCCAGAACCGTCCGCCTTGGGCTCTGCGGAGGCGAAGTTGTCATCGTTGCCGTAGGGGCTGGCGATAAGGACGCCGTCCGTCAGGGCGTCCACGCCGGGCAGGTCGATGTCGAGCTTGGCGGTCTCGTAGGGGTCACCGAATGAACCTTCAATGTCGGAGCCGATCCCCATGCGGAAACCGGAGTCATTCCCGAAGAAGGCCGCGGCGTAATCGATGTTGTGCTCGTCGCTGCCGGGCACGTTGTCGGCCGCCGCCGTCACGACCCCCCACTCTTGATCGAACGCGGTGGTCATTGCGACACCGTACTCCTGGGCGCCTCCTGCCGCCGTGTTGTCGCGGAAACCCTCCCGGATAGTCGTCAGCAGCAGGCCGTCTCGGACGGTGAGGTACGCTCCATCGACCGCCACCGCGACATCGCCCCGGTTGGCGAATTGATCGACGCGGACATCCGAAGTCTTCTCGGTCCCACCACCGGCAACGAAAGCGGCCGTGGCGCCGGGGTCATTGTTGTTGTCGATCGACAGCGAGGTCATTGTGGTGTTCCAGCCAACAACACGGCTTCGGTTGAAGTTGGTGAGGGTCTCGGCCGCCGGGATCGATCCGGGCGCCGTGGCGCCACCCGAGTTTGGGATGAAGACGAAGTTGAAGAACGAGTCGGCTCCGTCGGCGGCCTGTCCGGCGCCGTCCAGAACGGCGGCCTCCCCTTCGCCGGCGTAGAGGGCGTCGGCCTCGAGGTCCTGCGTGAGGATCGTCCAGCCCGAGGCGTCGGCCTCGTAGGTCATCAGGTTGTCCGGGTTGCGTCCGCCCGGGTCTTCGGTCGATCCGATGGGAGTCACCAGCAGCGTGCCGTCGGCGGGGGTGAAGCCGTTGATCTCGAGTCGGAACTGGCCGGGCGCGACGAGGTTGTTGCTGGTGACCGTGAAGTCGGCGCCGCTGTGCACCATGGGCACGCCGACCTGCTCACCCTCGACCATCGTGTTGCCGTGCGTGGCGACGCGGGCGAGGGTGACTCCCGGCGTGCCGACCGGCACGAAGACGAACGAGTAGGGCGTGTCGAAGGCGTCCGCCTCACCGCCGGTGCTCGGATCGAGCGAGGGATCGAACTCAAAGTAGCCGTCGTTATCGACCGAGCGGACGATGTAGCCGTCGCCGTCGAGGCTCGGAGCGACCGTCTGGTACCGACCGACGTTCGACGCCGACGAGGCGACCAGCACCCCCTGGCGGTTGGCGTCGGTGACGCCCGGGATGGTCACTTTGCTGACGCCGGGCTGGCCGAGGAAGTTGGTTTGGACGTTGGAGCCGAGCGAGATCCCGCCGCTGGCGACCAGCGTGTCGAGCGAACCGAAGGTCGCGTCGTTGTTGACGGTTGAACTGTAGAGCGAGCCGCCCAACCAGCCCTCCGAGAAGGGGAAGTAGGCCGCCGAGAGATTCACATCGATCGGCATACCCGCGTCGATCGGGAAGGCGGGGCCGCCCTTCGCCGCCGAGAGCGCCAGCCCGCCAGGCAGGTTGCGAGTGTTGCCGGAGTTCGGACTGCTATCGCGGACCGTCGAGCCCGTGGCGTACAAGCCGTCACGATCGAGTTCGGAGACCGCCCCGATCAGAACCCCGTTCGCGGCGTCGTCAGCGGCGCCCGCGCCGATCTGTACCGGGTACTCTCCCGTGACTTCGCCCGCGGCGAGGTTGAAGCCCGCGGTGCCGCCGAGCTTGGTCGGGACGCCGGCCTGAGAGACTTCGATCGTGGCGTGCTCCACGCCGTGCGCCGCTGACGCGAGCGCCAGACATACCGGTATCGCAAAACGCATCGGGCTTCTCCATCCAAAGGTGGTTAACTTGCGGCGGCGCCGCGGTGGGTTGGCTCAGCAGCAACGGTCGTCGCTGAGGTGAGGGCCGAGATCGTAACGCCGAACTCGTGTCGTACGGTGAGCCTTTGATGAAGAGTTGGTGAACCGACCAAGTTTGTCTCAGAGCGCATCGGGAGACGCGGAAAGCGATGTGAGACCGGCGAAGAGATCGCATGTGTGACCTCTGAAGACGCGCGCCAGATACAAGCAAAACTCTCCACTCCCGGGATGCATAAAAGCTTCACGCCGTTGATCAGATCATCAGCCAAACCGACGATTCAGTTTGCTGTCGGGGTTGAGGCGATGCACCTGATGCTTATGATCACGTCGGCGTAGTGACCCACGTCGCCTTGCTGTTGATCAACCGAATCGAGACGCCCCCTGATCGAGAGGGAGCAGGCAGCGCTGCAAGATCGAGCGGCCCGACGTGTGGCTTAGTAGAAGGTTGCTCGACGGGCCAGCACTGGTCGGTCTTGTTGGCCTGCATCCGGCGCTAACTGAACGATTTCTAGGGAAGAGCAATCCCAAGCACGTCGCAGGACGCCGCGGGCTGGAGGCGAGCACCTCGGAGACGTTGGCGCCCTCGATGACACCAGCCAGTTAGTCAGCGCAGACCTCTAGTCAGCGCAGACCTCGTGATAGCGCTGAAAGGGATTGGGGCAATTGTGGCGGCCTAAGTAGACCTGCTTGCCCCTGACAGTGACGACGGCTTGGCCCGTCGCCTTGTGCAGCCGATAGGCTGGCACACGAGCGGTAGATGGCACTTCAGTGATCCCCGGAACCCAGTCGTCGCTACTGGGGCTGGGCATCCTAAGGCGGCTCTGCTGAATGTCAGCAGGTAACGCAAGTGCCGTTCGCCGTTAGGCTTGCGAGAAGTGGAGGATAGCGGGCTCGAACCGCTGACCTTCTGGCTGCCAGCCAGACGCTCTCCCAACTGAGCTAATCCCCCGGAGATGGGTTCTCCCCGGATTGTGGGCAGCGGTTGAGCCGCCCCGCCCCGTGGAGCACCATATACTTGCTTTTGGTTGGCGGTCTGTCAACGGCTCCCTCGGCCGGGGGAGAAGGATTCTCGGCCCCACCCCCGGTGAGATTCCGCACGATGCGTCTTTCGCTCGCCAGCGCCCTGCGTATCGGCTGTGGCGCCCTGCTGATCGGCTGGCTGCTTTGGCAGGCGGCGGGCAGCGACACCCTTGGGCAACTCCGCACGACCCCGCCCGACCTGGGGTGGCTGGCGCTGGCGTGGCTCGGCGTGATGGGCGCCCTGACCCTTTCGATTATGCGCTGGCGTTCGGTCGTTCTGGCGGCCGGGATCGACCTCTCCGTGGTCGAGGCCCTGCGCCTGGGGGCGTTGGGCTACGCCTGCAACTTCGTGGCGCTGGGCAGCGTCGGGGGCGACGTGGTCAAAGCGACCCTGCTCGCGAAGCCCCGCCCCGGGCAGCGCACCGCCGCGGTGACCACGATCTTCGTGGACCGGCTGTTCGGTCTGCTCGGCTTCTTGAGCTACGCGTCGCT
It encodes the following:
- a CDS encoding putative major pilin subunit, encoding MLSGRNSQRGFTLVELLVVIAIIGILVALLLPAVQAARESARRTQCVSQMKQICLATLGYHDVKGEFPPAYYFYSPIGASPGEVLTDGAVTAVVPEEVEHGTIPFLLPYLEETAVADQYHFGLDWDFAGSGQAARRDPHFNHRTVNDNPLGFFVCPSTPNRDPGSPVCDYAVSARVSEGAADVGRFIQAGLISRRDDYLSVLAHRVVLDHNNNGVFNYVNDGVIDHSPGQDDRQVASRIRYVTDGLSKTFMWFEIAGRQEVFMEGGVPDPSRANRPNSHGANWADRTNEFWVHHTCGTSMFNCNNLEEIYSFHVGGAVFGMGDGSVQFLQQGIDPEAFVNMHSRASGDIATTGPGPISDPRDRG